The proteins below come from a single Chryseobacterium sp. MA9 genomic window:
- the pyrH gene encoding UMP kinase, which produces MKYKRILLKLSGEALMGNRQYGIDTERLQEYAVEIKKVVEKGCEVAIVIGGGNIFRGVAGAAKGMDRVQGDYMGMLATVINGMALQGALEDAGIKTRLQSAIEMDKVAEPFIKRRAVRHLEKGRVVIFGAGTGNPYFTTDTAATLRAIEIGADVILKGTRVDGIYDSDPEKNADAVKYNSLSFDEVFEKNLKVMDMTAFTLSHENKLPIIVFDMNKEGNLSKIVDGENVGTLVDL; this is translated from the coding sequence ATGAAATATAAAAGAATCCTTCTGAAACTAAGCGGTGAGGCCTTAATGGGAAACAGACAATATGGTATTGATACCGAAAGACTGCAGGAATATGCTGTTGAGATCAAGAAAGTAGTCGAAAAAGGCTGTGAAGTTGCGATCGTCATTGGAGGAGGAAATATTTTCCGTGGTGTTGCAGGAGCTGCAAAAGGAATGGACAGAGTACAGGGAGACTATATGGGAATGCTGGCAACTGTCATCAATGGTATGGCACTGCAGGGAGCATTGGAAGATGCAGGAATCAAAACAAGACTTCAGTCTGCTATCGAAATGGATAAAGTAGCTGAACCTTTCATCAAAAGAAGAGCAGTAAGACACCTTGAAAAAGGAAGAGTAGTGATCTTCGGAGCAGGAACAGGAAATCCTTATTTTACTACAGATACAGCAGCTACTTTAAGAGCTATCGAAATTGGAGCTGATGTGATCTTAAAAGGAACAAGAGTAGACGGAATCTATGACAGCGATCCTGAAAAAAATGCTGATGCTGTAAAATACAATTCATTATCTTTCGATGAAGTATTTGAAAAAAACCTTAAAGTAATGGATATGACTGCCTTTACTTTGAGCCATGAAAACAAATTGCCAATCATCGTATTCGATATGAATAAAGAGGGTAACCTGTCAAAAATTGTAGACGGAGAAAATGTGGGTACTTTGGTTGATTTGTAA
- the porQ gene encoding type IX secretion system protein PorQ, producing MKKIIIFSLFLSGIVSYAQTGTNVYPFLNVPVSARQAALGGDAISIRDYDVSFAIANPALLNKDSDKQLSVNATAYLADSKYGTIAYAKDFENGHMATINARYMSYGSTPRTDESGFENGEFKASDVAIGAGYAYQFEEDWTIGGGLNFVTSKIDNYTSSAISGTAGVTYHNKKNKEVLSLVMRNFGFQLKSFNGTRENLPFRIDLGYTKIIKNFPLAITITAHDLQKFDISSEYNLDGQEVNAGRKIADHFSLGAELFPEKNFNIRLGYNVKRGNELAVADQRNFSGLSAGFGVKVSRFRIDYAHVRYHNSSNVNQIGISMDLSSHRGE from the coding sequence TTGAAGAAAATTATCATTTTTTCATTATTTCTATCAGGAATTGTTTCTTATGCGCAAACAGGAACAAATGTTTATCCGTTCTTAAATGTACCTGTATCTGCAAGACAGGCTGCTTTGGGTGGTGATGCAATTTCGATAAGAGATTATGATGTTTCCTTTGCTATTGCAAACCCTGCCCTGTTAAATAAAGATTCTGACAAACAGCTTTCTGTAAACGCAACAGCTTATCTTGCCGATTCAAAATACGGAACTATTGCTTATGCCAAAGACTTTGAGAACGGCCACATGGCTACCATCAATGCCAGGTATATGAGCTATGGAAGTACACCGAGAACGGATGAAAGCGGTTTCGAAAACGGAGAATTCAAAGCGTCAGATGTAGCTATTGGTGCAGGCTATGCCTACCAGTTTGAAGAAGACTGGACGATTGGTGGAGGACTTAATTTCGTTACCTCAAAAATTGACAACTATACTTCTTCCGCAATTTCAGGAACAGCGGGCGTTACCTATCATAATAAAAAAAATAAAGAAGTACTTTCTCTGGTGATGAGAAATTTCGGTTTCCAGCTGAAATCATTCAATGGAACTAGAGAAAATCTTCCTTTCAGAATTGATCTGGGGTATACCAAAATAATCAAGAACTTCCCTCTTGCGATCACTATTACAGCGCATGATCTTCAGAAATTCGATATTTCTTCAGAATATAACCTTGACGGACAGGAAGTAAATGCCGGCAGAAAAATTGCAGACCACTTTTCATTGGGAGCTGAACTGTTTCCGGAAAAGAATTTCAACATCCGATTGGGTTATAATGTAAAAAGAGGAAATGAACTGGCTGTTGCAGATCAAAGAAACTTCTCGGGACTTTCTGCAGGATTTGGAGTAAAAGTTTCCAGATTCCGTATAGATTATGCACACGTAAGATATCACAACTCTTCAAATGTCAATCAGATAGGAATCTCCATGGACCTTTCCAGCCACAGAGGAGAGTAA
- a CDS encoding phage holin family protein, protein MIETIKEYASKRIDLLKIEATEKSSLSAGLITYFVVLLVAFAFFIILFNFGIAFLIGKALDNYSYGFLIVAAFYALVMAFVIAFKTKIVNTVADQVIKFLNH, encoded by the coding sequence ATGATAGAAACTATTAAAGAATACGCCTCCAAGAGAATAGATCTTCTGAAAATTGAAGCTACTGAAAAGTCTTCTCTTTCTGCCGGGCTCATTACTTACTTTGTAGTACTGCTTGTTGCTTTTGCTTTTTTCATTATCCTTTTCAATTTTGGAATCGCTTTCCTTATCGGAAAAGCACTGGATAATTACTCTTACGGATTCTTAATTGTTGCTGCATTCTATGCATTGGTAATGGCGTTTGTCATTGCCTTCAAAACTAAGATTGTCAATACTGTTGCAGATCAGGTTATTAAATTTTTAAATCATTAA
- the cmk gene encoding (d)CMP kinase, producing the protein MKKPVIAIDGYSSTGKSSISKIIADKLGLIHMDTGALYRGVTWYALQHCLDENGGIDLNTLFSSLDQISLEFKSNDGTLILFLNDTDISKEIRTNIVSDNVSLVAKQKEVRDFLLQSQRTLAEKGGVIMDGRDIGTVVLPNADYKFFLTASIDERTSRRFLELQGMGIEADKEQVKQNLIERDKIDSEREIAPLKQAEDAIIIDNSELTKEETIELILSHIEKI; encoded by the coding sequence ATGAAAAAACCTGTAATTGCTATCGATGGGTACTCGTCTACCGGAAAAAGTTCTATCTCTAAAATCATTGCAGATAAACTGGGACTTATTCATATGGATACAGGAGCTCTCTACCGAGGAGTTACCTGGTATGCATTGCAGCATTGTCTGGACGAAAATGGAGGAATTGATCTCAATACCCTATTCTCTTCTTTAGACCAGATCAGCCTTGAGTTTAAAAGCAACGATGGAACACTTATCCTTTTTCTTAATGACACGGATATCTCTAAAGAAATCCGCACCAATATAGTATCTGACAATGTAAGCCTTGTTGCCAAGCAGAAAGAGGTAAGAGATTTTTTACTGCAGTCACAGCGCACTTTGGCAGAAAAAGGAGGTGTCATTATGGACGGACGTGACATTGGGACAGTAGTTCTGCCAAATGCGGACTATAAATTCTTTCTTACTGCCAGTATTGACGAAAGAACCAGTAGAAGGTTCCTGGAACTGCAAGGCATGGGAATTGAAGCAGATAAAGAGCAGGTAAAGCAAAACCTTATAGAACGGGACAAGATTGACAGTGAGCGTGAAATAGCCCCATTGAAGCAGGCTGAAGACGCTATCATTATTGATAATTCGGAATTGACCAAAGAAGAAACTATAGAACTTATTTTATCTCACATCGAAAAGATTTAA
- a CDS encoding lipase family protein produces the protein MTNPSLDAYQQVFGMAGLANRAGGYNGFGIQLQQQLQYDLSFYFNNVPPVKIMDQKTPSTADPSVLPVLGSWDLVWGPALIEEKNEKGVPTGVADNALYVAKCDAVAFPGGPTLPTYVVAIAATNPSSLYDWETEDFSVSEVVNWTTYNPSNFAPSAYNGTDPYISKGTATGVSILLGLESPQSAASPNTTLQQFLAGLNPEPGTAIIFCGHSLAGALSPTLALYLKENKDLNAFGVTLVYPTAGPTPGETAFASLFNSKFPPLPPGWQQQTGTYQSWNTMHWNDLDVVPHAWPVSELGKIATIYGQAPTNMTASILNALQKMAIDDSSKSGASYTRIQNKSLPGQLQHSSSSSISIKTPPETLQDYMLQLSVQHVGMYNGIPAAGSNPEVKGLILSQPLPKPNVVKLVPGVTAVTEFEMIMKIINQIIEWVFSHYTLVEKENAKQNIEADK, from the coding sequence ATGACAAATCCATCTTTAGATGCCTATCAACAAGTATTTGGTATGGCAGGTCTTGCCAACCGTGCCGGAGGTTACAACGGTTTTGGCATTCAACTACAGCAACAGCTTCAGTATGATTTATCTTTTTATTTTAATAATGTTCCTCCTGTTAAAATAATGGACCAAAAAACACCTTCAACAGCTGACCCTTCAGTTCTACCGGTATTAGGAAGCTGGGATCTTGTCTGGGGACCTGCACTGATTGAAGAAAAAAATGAAAAGGGTGTACCTACAGGAGTTGCAGATAATGCATTATATGTAGCTAAATGTGATGCTGTTGCATTTCCTGGAGGTCCTACATTGCCTACTTACGTTGTAGCTATTGCAGCAACTAATCCTTCGTCACTTTACGATTGGGAAACAGAAGATTTCTCAGTTTCAGAAGTGGTAAACTGGACGACTTATAATCCTTCCAATTTCGCTCCATCAGCTTATAATGGCACTGACCCTTATATTTCAAAAGGTACTGCTACCGGTGTAAGTATCCTTCTCGGACTTGAAAGCCCTCAATCTGCAGCTTCACCTAATACTACACTGCAGCAGTTTCTTGCAGGGTTAAATCCGGAACCAGGTACAGCTATTATATTTTGCGGACACAGTCTTGCAGGAGCATTATCTCCTACACTTGCCCTTTATCTGAAAGAAAATAAAGATCTGAATGCATTCGGTGTAACGCTTGTATACCCTACCGCAGGGCCAACTCCAGGTGAGACAGCATTTGCCAGCCTGTTCAATAGTAAATTTCCACCGTTACCTCCAGGATGGCAGCAACAAACAGGTACTTACCAAAGCTGGAATACCATGCACTGGAATGATTTGGATGTAGTGCCTCATGCGTGGCCGGTATCAGAACTGGGAAAGATCGCAACTATATACGGCCAGGCACCTACAAATATGACGGCCTCCATATTAAATGCTTTACAGAAAATGGCTATCGATGATTCTTCAAAATCAGGAGCCAGTTATACAAGAATACAAAACAAATCACTTCCAGGTCAACTACAGCACTCAAGCAGCTCCTCGATCAGTATCAAAACACCTCCTGAAACTTTGCAAGACTATATGCTTCAGCTATCAGTACAACATGTGGGGATGTATAATGGTATTCCTGCGGCAGGGTCTAATCCAGAAGTAAAAGGTCTTATTTTATCACAGCCATTACCCAAACCAAACGTTGTGAAGTTGGTACCGGGAGTAACTGCTGTCACCGAATTTGAGATGATCATGAAAATAATAAATCAGATCATTGAATGGGTTTTCTCCCATTACACTTTGGTTGAAAAGGAAAATGCCAAGCAGAACATTGAGGCAGATAAATAA
- the frr gene encoding ribosome recycling factor: MEELDLILESVKQDMDAAVKHLDHAFQRIRAGRASTSMVQDVMVEYYGAMTPINQVANVSVPDAMTISIQPWDRTAINAIEKAIINSNLGFAPSNNGENIILNVPPLTEERRKELAKQAKVEAEQTKVTVRNARQDGLKELKKIEGVSEDVVKGVEEEIQTYTDKYVKLCDEHLKTKEAEIMKV, translated from the coding sequence ATGGAAGAATTAGATCTTATATTAGAATCTGTAAAACAAGACATGGATGCAGCTGTAAAGCACCTGGATCACGCATTTCAAAGAATTAGAGCAGGACGTGCTTCTACATCAATGGTTCAGGATGTAATGGTAGAATACTATGGAGCAATGACTCCTATCAACCAGGTTGCGAATGTTTCTGTTCCGGATGCAATGACAATCTCTATTCAACCTTGGGACAGAACTGCAATCAATGCGATTGAAAAAGCGATCATCAATTCAAACTTAGGTTTTGCACCTTCTAATAATGGAGAGAACATTATTCTGAACGTTCCGCCTTTAACAGAGGAAAGAAGAAAAGAACTTGCAAAACAGGCTAAAGTGGAAGCTGAGCAGACTAAAGTAACAGTAAGAAACGCAAGACAGGATGGTTTGAAAGAACTAAAAAAAATAGAGGGAGTTTCTGAAGATGTTGTAAAAGGAGTGGAAGAAGAAATCCAGACTTATACGGACAAATATGTAAAGCTTTGTGATGAGCATCTTAAGACAAAAGAAGCTGAAATTATGAAAGTATAA
- a CDS encoding YtxH domain-containing protein: MSRKGNNTAGILAGLLAGAAAGVILGMLYAPEEGKETRKKIKDKANDLKDQAKNKYGEVSEKVKDQYGNISSTFKETANSVAHTVKDGYDKYKDQIVSKTADVVKDVEAELNDLKK, encoded by the coding sequence ATGTCTAGAAAAGGAAATAATACAGCAGGTATATTGGCAGGACTTCTTGCAGGTGCTGCAGCAGGTGTAATCTTAGGAATGCTTTACGCACCGGAAGAAGGTAAAGAAACCAGAAAAAAGATAAAAGATAAGGCAAATGATCTTAAAGATCAGGCTAAAAATAAATACGGAGAGGTTTCTGAAAAAGTAAAAGACCAATATGGCAATATTTCTTCTACTTTCAAAGAAACTGCAAACAGCGTAGCACATACTGTGAAAGACGGATATGACAAATACAAAGATCAGATTGTTTCTAAAACTGCAGACGTAGTAAAGGATGTAGAAGCAGAACTGAACGATCTAAAAAAATAA
- a CDS encoding RNA methyltransferase gives MLTAHTIKVLQSLDKKKFRQKYNLFLVEGNKIICELFNSNFKVKEILSTDPQKLDRTDIPVTHISENELKKISFLKTPKDSVAVCYLAEEEKLTDKNIQLVLDGIQDPGNLGTIIRLADWFGIEQIICSEDTVDVYNPKVIQATMGSFTRVNVVYTDLVEYLSATENVNIGTDMEGENIYTFEKPEKINLILGNEGNGMRPETEKLLQKSISIPRFGKSQSTESLNVSMAAGIILGQLFSK, from the coding sequence ATGCTTACAGCTCATACAATAAAAGTTTTACAATCTTTAGATAAAAAGAAGTTCAGACAAAAATACAATTTGTTTTTGGTTGAAGGTAATAAAATCATTTGTGAACTTTTTAATTCTAACTTTAAAGTTAAAGAAATATTGTCAACCGATCCGCAAAAATTGGACCGTACTGATATTCCTGTGACCCATATCTCTGAAAATGAATTAAAAAAAATTAGTTTTCTTAAAACGCCAAAAGATTCCGTAGCGGTATGTTATCTCGCTGAGGAAGAAAAATTAACGGATAAGAATATACAGTTGGTTTTGGATGGGATACAGGATCCCGGAAATTTAGGTACGATTATACGGCTGGCAGACTGGTTCGGTATAGAGCAGATTATCTGTAGTGAAGATACGGTGGATGTTTACAATCCGAAAGTTATTCAGGCTACTATGGGCTCTTTTACCAGAGTTAATGTTGTTTATACTGATCTTGTGGAATATCTTTCCGCAACTGAGAATGTAAATATCGGAACTGATATGGAAGGAGAAAATATCTATACATTTGAAAAACCCGAAAAGATCAATCTGATCTTAGGAAATGAAGGGAACGGAATGAGACCGGAAACTGAAAAGCTTTTACAAAAAAGTATCAGCATTCCGAGGTTCGGAAAATCCCAGTCTACAGAAAGCCTGAATGTATCAATGGCTGCCGGGATTATTTTAGGACAGTTATTTTCAAAATAG
- a CDS encoding outer membrane lipoprotein carrier protein LolA: MKNIISKVILGSFVVGAVGMANAQKIDAKAKKILDDITANYNSKKNSYFKFSFGSGLNGQVTKTEPGIYYAAGEKYKLKIMDTEQIFDGNKIYNINADDMEVTIAKPNGSGTMFSPINYLTTYRNDYNVTYNGKKMVNGVNADFIKLTPVKANGIQFVYLFVDSAKKQMVKLEQHGNNKDVAVIAIKEYKENQQLDPNMFVFDKNKFKNYVITEL; the protein is encoded by the coding sequence ATGAAAAATATTATTTCAAAAGTTATATTAGGAAGTTTTGTTGTAGGTGCAGTAGGTATGGCCAATGCTCAGAAGATTGATGCTAAGGCTAAAAAGATATTGGATGATATTACAGCCAACTATAATTCTAAAAAGAATTCTTACTTCAAATTTTCTTTTGGAAGCGGTCTTAACGGGCAGGTTACGAAAACCGAACCAGGTATTTATTACGCTGCAGGAGAGAAATACAAACTGAAGATCATGGACACGGAACAGATCTTCGACGGAAACAAGATCTACAATATCAATGCGGATGATATGGAAGTTACAATTGCTAAGCCTAACGGAAGCGGTACCATGTTCTCCCCTATCAATTACCTTACGACTTACAGAAACGATTATAATGTAACATATAATGGTAAGAAGATGGTCAATGGTGTGAATGCTGATTTTATTAAACTGACACCGGTAAAAGCAAATGGAATACAGTTCGTATATCTTTTTGTAGATTCTGCTAAAAAGCAAATGGTAAAACTGGAACAACACGGAAACAATAAAGATGTGGCAGTAATTGCGATTAAAGAATACAAAGAAAATCAGCAACTGGACCCTAATATGTTTGTTTTTGACAAGAATAAGTTTAAAAATTACGTAATTACAGAGCTTTAA
- a CDS encoding 3-oxoacyl-ACP synthase III family protein, producing the protein MMTKIIGVGNYIPSETITNLFFDKHIFLNEKGILLKENNTSITDKLKKITGIEERRYAHSTEVTSDLGFIAAKAAIENAGIDPETLDYIIFAHNFGDVRFGTIQSDAVPSLAARVKHLLGIRNNFCVAYDVLFGCPGWIEGVIQANAFIKAGIAKRCLVIGGETLSRVVDIHDRDSMIYADGAGAAVLEVNNDDDSGIKAHLSASYTFEEKDYLYFGKSYNNEKCQDTKYIKMDGRKIYEFALVNVPDAMKKCLDSSGYSISQLNKIIIHQANEKMDEAIVNRFYQLYHTPVPENIMPMVIHKLGNSSVATIPSLLTMILKDELEHHKIQKNDVVLFASVGAGMNINAFVYKF; encoded by the coding sequence GTGATGACGAAGATTATTGGTGTAGGCAACTACATACCATCTGAAACGATAACTAATCTATTTTTTGATAAGCATATTTTTCTTAATGAAAAAGGAATATTATTAAAAGAGAATAATACATCTATTACAGATAAGTTAAAAAAAATTACAGGTATTGAAGAAAGAAGATATGCTCATAGTACAGAGGTTACTTCAGATCTTGGATTTATCGCAGCTAAGGCTGCCATTGAAAATGCAGGAATAGATCCTGAAACATTAGACTATATTATTTTTGCCCATAATTTTGGAGATGTTCGTTTTGGAACAATTCAATCTGATGCGGTTCCAAGTCTTGCGGCAAGGGTAAAGCATTTATTAGGAATAAGAAATAACTTCTGCGTGGCGTATGATGTTCTTTTTGGATGTCCTGGTTGGATTGAAGGAGTGATACAGGCTAATGCATTTATTAAAGCCGGTATTGCAAAACGATGTTTGGTAATTGGCGGGGAAACTCTTTCCCGTGTAGTGGATATTCATGACAGAGACAGTATGATCTATGCTGATGGAGCAGGGGCTGCTGTGTTGGAAGTTAACAACGATGATGACTCTGGAATAAAGGCACATCTGTCAGCCTCTTATACTTTTGAGGAGAAAGATTATCTGTATTTTGGGAAATCTTACAACAACGAGAAATGTCAGGATACAAAATACATCAAAATGGATGGGCGAAAAATTTATGAGTTTGCCTTAGTAAATGTTCCTGATGCCATGAAAAAATGTCTGGACAGCAGCGGATATTCCATCAGTCAATTAAATAAAATTATTATTCATCAGGCTAATGAAAAAATGGATGAGGCTATTGTTAACAGGTTTTACCAGTTGTATCATACACCAGTTCCTGAAAATATAATGCCAATGGTCATTCATAAACTGGGAAACAGCAGTGTGGCTACCATTCCGTCTTTATTGACTATGATTTTAAAGGATGAACTGGAGCATCATAAAATCCAGAAAAATGATGTGGTTTTATTTGCTTCTGTTGGTGCGGGAATGAACATTAATGCCTTTGTTTATAAGTTTTAA
- a CDS encoding LptF/LptG family permease, with product MLKILDRYIIKTFFGPFFFIFSVLFFIFIVNIIWVQLGQFMGKGLSYWQILKLLFYLGVNVISMVLPLTILLASIMSFGEFGERYELAAMKAAGIPLTRVMTPLFGISTALAIMLFFFSNNIIPDFQKKAKNMLFNIAQTKPAINFTPGQFIDQIPGYMVKFDKIYGENGENIEGVFVHKKANAYENQQSVVAEKGKFVPAANKNFLKLVLYNGYVFEDAFAGKGDNVRQKQPDQAIKFDTLVSHFDISEIINKAIEKEQITDDYRFQTYNQLDGTINKNKKDNKQFFDNIGSEVLNQTNSVVTYMDKGNKHKVAPKTQIKLDTIKGEKKLEIIYNSYNRLDNLKSTLESKKNEYSSNVKYFSKVVIYQQRIVAYSVTCIIFFLIGASLGSIIRKGGMGLPVIIAIVIFIIFYVMNVGVENMSWSGKMNPYLAAWLPNLILLPFGVWMTYKALTDSQLFDAEKYKALFKPITKRFTKSKEHQRYQ from the coding sequence ATGTTAAAAATACTAGACCGATATATCATAAAAACCTTCTTTGGACCGTTTTTCTTTATATTCAGCGTATTGTTTTTTATTTTTATTGTAAACATTATCTGGGTTCAGTTAGGACAGTTTATGGGAAAAGGATTAAGCTACTGGCAAATCCTCAAACTTCTTTTTTATCTTGGGGTAAACGTCATCAGTATGGTGCTGCCGCTTACCATTCTCCTTGCGAGCATTATGTCGTTCGGAGAATTTGGAGAACGGTATGAGCTTGCAGCAATGAAAGCGGCAGGTATTCCTTTGACTAGGGTTATGACTCCCTTGTTTGGAATTTCAACTGCACTTGCCATTATGCTGTTTTTCTTCTCCAATAATATTATCCCGGATTTTCAGAAAAAAGCCAAAAACATGCTTTTCAATATTGCCCAGACAAAACCGGCAATCAACTTTACTCCAGGCCAGTTTATTGATCAGATTCCCGGGTATATGGTAAAGTTTGATAAAATATACGGGGAAAACGGAGAAAATATTGAAGGGGTTTTTGTCCATAAAAAAGCCAATGCTTACGAAAATCAACAATCTGTTGTAGCAGAAAAAGGGAAGTTTGTTCCGGCAGCTAATAAGAATTTCCTGAAACTTGTATTGTATAACGGATATGTCTTTGAAGATGCCTTTGCCGGAAAAGGAGATAATGTAAGACAGAAACAACCCGATCAGGCCATTAAATTTGACACATTGGTTTCACACTTTGACATCAGTGAAATCATTAATAAAGCAATCGAAAAAGAGCAGATCACGGATGACTACCGTTTTCAGACCTATAATCAGCTTGACGGTACGATTAACAAGAACAAAAAAGATAATAAGCAGTTCTTTGATAATATCGGTTCCGAGGTTCTTAACCAGACCAATTCCGTTGTAACTTATATGGATAAGGGCAACAAGCATAAAGTAGCTCCAAAAACACAGATCAAACTGGATACGATAAAAGGAGAGAAAAAACTGGAAATTATTTATAACTCTTACAACAGGCTGGATAATTTGAAATCTACACTGGAGTCTAAAAAGAATGAATACAGTTCTAATGTAAAATATTTCAGCAAGGTTGTCATTTATCAGCAGAGGATTGTAGCTTATTCGGTAACCTGTATTATCTTCTTCCTGATTGGAGCAAGTTTAGGTTCTATTATCAGAAAAGGAGGAATGGGACTTCCTGTAATCATTGCAATTGTGATTTTCATTATCTTTTATGTAATGAATGTCGGGGTAGAAAACATGTCCTGGAGCGGGAAAATGAATCCTTATCTTGCAGCGTGGCTTCCTAACCTAATCCTTCTTCCTTTTGGAGTATGGATGACGTATAAAGCCCTTACGGATTCACAATTATTTGATGCTGAAAAATACAAAGCATTATTCAAACCTATTACCAAAAGGTTTACCAAAAGTAAAGAACATCAGAGATACCAATAA